The Edwardsiella tarda ATCC 15947 = NBRC 105688 region GCGGCGCCGATGCGCTGCCACTGTTCGCTGACCGTCGGCTGCGCCATCTCGACCGCATTGCCGCCATCCGCATCCTCATGCTCGATCCGGCTTTGTGCGGCTTTCGTCAACACCAGGATACTGATTCGTCGGTTGACGGCCGCGTTGCCAGCCAAATGGCGTAAGTTCATCGTGTCTGCCATCCCGACCACCCGCAGGATCTTATTACCCGCCAGGCCACCGATGACCAGCTCCCGGCGCGAGGCGTTGGCCCGATCCGCCGACAACTCCCAGTTGCTATAACCACGCTCACCGTTGGCATAGGGAAGATCGTCCGTATGACCGGACAGGCTAATCTTGTTCGGCAGTTCATTCAGGATCGGCGCGATGGCACGTAGGATGTCACGCATATAGGGTTCGACGCGCGCGCTACCATTCTGGAACATCGGTCGATTTTGACTATCAATAATCTGAATTCGTAACCCTTCATCCATCATGTTGATCATCAGATGAGGACGCAGTGCCTTCAGGCGCGGATCATTAATGATCACCTTCTCTAGCCGCTCACGCAGACGCTTCAGACGCATCTGTTCGACGCGCTGCTCTGGATCGGGATCGGCCGCAAACCGCTGCACCTCTCCGCTCTTCTGCGTCACGTCATCGCCACCGCCAGGGATAGGGCTAAAGCTATCGCTGGATCGCTGACCGCCTTGTAAAGCGACCTTGAGTGGCGTGCGGAAATATTCGGCGATCCGGGTCAACTCTTGCGGGCTGGCGATGGCCAGCAACCACATCACCAGGAAGAAAGCCATCATGGCCGTCATAAAGTCGGCATAGGCGATCTTCCAGGCTCCACCATGACTCGCCTGGCCATGCCCCGAGCGCTTCTTCTTGACCAGAATGACCGGATGTTTACCGCCCTTCATACTTCTTCTTCCGTTGCCGCCTGTTTCGCCGGCGCTTTCACCTGACGAACATGCTCTTCCAGTTCGATAAAGGAGGGACGTTCGGTGGAATAGAGCGTCTTACGCCCAAACTCCACGGCGATCTGCGGCGCATAACCATTCAGACTGGAGAGTAGCGTCACCTTGATGCAATGCATCATCTTGCTGGTTTCAGCACTCTTCTGGCGCATCAACGAGGCCAACGGCGAAATAAAACCATAGGCGAGCAAGATACCGAGGAAGGTGCCGACCATCGCATGGGCGATCAAGGCGCCCAATTCAGCGGCGGGACGATCTGCCGAGGCCAGCGCATGCACCACCCCCATCACCGCCGCCACGATACCGAAGGCCGGCAGCGAATCGCCGACCGCCGCCAGGCTACCTGCCGGCACCTCGGCCTCTTGTTCGAAGGTCTCGATCTCCTCATCCATCAACGCCTCGATCTCAAAGGCATTCATGTTGCCGCTAATGATCAGGCGCATGTAGTCGGTGACAAACTCGATCAACGTCTGGTCGGCGAGGAGACGGGGATAGTTGGAGAAGATATCGCTCGAACTCGGATCTTCGATATCGCGCTCCAGGGAGAGCATCCCTTGCTGGCGTGACTTCGCCAACAGTTGATACATCAGCCCCATCACATCCATGTACAACGCCTTGTTGTACTTTGAGCCGCGCGCCAGCTTGGGCAAGGTACGCAAGGTCGATTTAATCGCTTTGCCGTTATTCCCAACGATGAAGGCGCCGATGCCGGCCCCGCCAATAATCAGTAACTCAGATGGCTGATACAACGCACCCAGATGGCCCCCCACAAGCGCGTAACCGCCAAAAACCGCGATTAGCACAACGGCATATCCCAGTAGAATCAGCACGTGAATTCCTTACATGATCGCAATGAACAGTCGGGCGTAACCTGCCGGCACAAAGCCGGAGAGAGGAGGGTCGAAGACGGATAGCCGTCGTAGACGGCGTGCCGCCGCGGCGAGAAACTCACGGCAACACGCGAATGGACTGATTACCTCAGCCGGTTACACCACACATTTCTCTTGCTCAGCGAGCAAGTGTGGTAAGATATCGGCAAGATTCTCAGAAAGTTTACGTTTTTTTATCGCCCGTGACGGCGGTTGGCACAAGCTACAGGTAAAACTGTGCGCGGGTTGGTGGGCATGGGCAATAAAGCGTCCACCACAGATGTTACAACAGGCCGGTTCCAGCATGCCACTCTCGACAAAACGCACCAGCGTCCAGGCGCGGGTCAGGGCCAGCACGGGCTGGTCACAGCCTGCCGGTGGGCACTGTTCCAAGTAGAGTTTATAAGCACGGATCACCGCTTCTACCCCCTGGCAAGCACCGCTGCTCAGCATGAAGGCGTAGATGTTATAGAACATGGAAGAGTGAATATTCTGCTCCCATGTCATAAACCAATCGGTAGAAAATGGCAGCATTCCTTTGGGTGGCGGACTACCACGCAGCTCCTTGTACAGCTTGATCAGCCGCCCACGACTCAACTGCGTCTCACTCTCCAGCATTTGTAGACGAGCGCCTAGCGTGATCAACTCCATGGCCAGATGGATATCTCGCGCTTCCTGAATGATGCTCTTTTCGCTCATTTCAGTCTCGTCTCCCCCCTTCAGAGCCGTCCTGCAATTGTTGTAGTAGATGACTGGACAGCAAGATCCCAGTATGGATCTGTTGTAAATCATCCACGCGTGACTCTTGCGTCAAACGTTGGATAGTCTGATGATTTTCAAAACGAAACTGGCAAACTAATTGGTTGGTTTCAGCCAACTTTACCATCTGAGGTAACGTCAGTTGCACCAACATTTCCGCCATATCCGCATCAATGCCTAAGCGAAACATCGCGGAAGGTTTATCGTCATGAATTAATCGCTGTGCCAGTAATAGGTATGACAGATTAATGTCATAAATATGCTTGAGTATTTCTGCGCTACTCATTATCTCACCCTGCTTGACTTACTAAACCAACACAATGAAACGTACCGCTACCCTCGCTACACTACGCCGCGGCGCAGGTCTCAGTCAGATAGCGGAAAACCGTACAAATGTTAATTGGAGCATGACGGCCACGATCGTTGCGTACCACATAGCCAGAAATTGTGCTTTTGATATACAAATCGCCGTTATGCACATGAGGATGAATAACGGATAACACTTAGGACTATTCTTAAAACGCAGCAACTCTACCCCTGAATGGCGGCCATACACAACGCACAAAGGCCTTTGATTTGAGAAAAGCGTGACCTAGATCACAAAATTACCCCAGAAAAGTATGATTTTTGCGGAATTAGTTCACAAATTGCGCTATTGCGCGGCGTGCGCACTTTATGTGGTTAACTTTTTGAATAAAAAGGACATTTATCGCTCAATTTTTAATCCATTTTAAACACTTTCAGATTTAAATCCTGCAATATAACAAATGTTTATATAAATATTCTGAGAAATATAAAATATCCGCCTTTAGTACGATAGAACGGAGGCTGCCGAGACAATAAGGTTAGATTAACTTGATAAGTTCGCCAGCATATAATCCCTATTTTCTGCCTTA contains the following coding sequences:
- the motB gene encoding flagellar motor protein MotB encodes the protein MKGGKHPVILVKKKRSGHGQASHGGAWKIAYADFMTAMMAFFLVMWLLAIASPQELTRIAEYFRTPLKVALQGGQRSSDSFSPIPGGGDDVTQKSGEVQRFAADPDPEQRVEQMRLKRLRERLEKVIINDPRLKALRPHLMINMMDEGLRIQIIDSQNRPMFQNGSARVEPYMRDILRAIAPILNELPNKISLSGHTDDLPYANGERGYSNWELSADRANASRRELVIGGLAGNKILRVVGMADTMNLRHLAGNAAVNRRISILVLTKAAQSRIEHEDADGGNAVEMAQPTVSEQWQRIGAASGQPAATPFIPTPLAPMNDHVKIPSAIDKR
- the motA gene encoding flagellar motor stator protein MotA; its protein translation is MLILLGYAVVLIAVFGGYALVGGHLGALYQPSELLIIGGAGIGAFIVGNNGKAIKSTLRTLPKLARGSKYNKALYMDVMGLMYQLLAKSRQQGMLSLERDIEDPSSSDIFSNYPRLLADQTLIEFVTDYMRLIISGNMNAFEIEALMDEEIETFEQEAEVPAGSLAAVGDSLPAFGIVAAVMGVVHALASADRPAAELGALIAHAMVGTFLGILLAYGFISPLASLMRQKSAETSKMMHCIKVTLLSSLNGYAPQIAVEFGRKTLYSTERPSFIELEEHVRQVKAPAKQAATEEEV
- the flhC gene encoding flagellar transcriptional regulator FlhC, yielding MSEKSIIQEARDIHLAMELITLGARLQMLESETQLSRGRLIKLYKELRGSPPPKGMLPFSTDWFMTWEQNIHSSMFYNIYAFMLSSGACQGVEAVIRAYKLYLEQCPPAGCDQPVLALTRAWTLVRFVESGMLEPACCNICGGRFIAHAHQPAHSFTCSLCQPPSRAIKKRKLSENLADILPHLLAEQEKCVV
- the flhD gene encoding flagellar transcriptional regulator FlhD — translated: MSSAEILKHIYDINLSYLLLAQRLIHDDKPSAMFRLGIDADMAEMLVQLTLPQMVKLAETNQLVCQFRFENHQTIQRLTQESRVDDLQQIHTGILLSSHLLQQLQDGSEGGRRD